From Enhydrobacter sp., the proteins below share one genomic window:
- the soxZ gene encoding thiosulfate oxidation carrier complex protein SoxZ gives MANVLISAPKAARKGEVIELKALIQHPMETGFRPGPNGEIIPRNIIERFTATWNGREIFRMDLSPAISANPFVAFCAVADESGTIGFRWTGDRDFLVEETVAIEVT, from the coding sequence ATGGCCAATGTCCTGATCAGCGCACCCAAGGCGGCGCGGAAGGGCGAGGTAATCGAACTCAAGGCCCTGATCCAGCATCCGATGGAGACCGGCTTCCGGCCGGGTCCCAATGGGGAAATCATTCCGCGCAACATCATCGAGCGCTTCACCGCGACCTGGAACGGCCGCGAGATCTTCCGCATGGACCTCTCGCCGGCCATCTCCGCCAATCCCTTCGTCGCCTTCTGCGCCGTCGCCGACGAAAGCGGCACGATCGGGTTTCGCTGGACCGGCGACCGGGACTTTCTCGTCGAGGAGACAGTCGCCATCGAGGTGACATGA
- a CDS encoding thiamine pyrophosphate-requiring protein, giving the protein MKTGPAIAEILKKEGVEYLFAYPVNHLIEACAAIDIRPIIVRQERIGLHMADAMSRLTKGRKMGVFCMQSGPGSENAYGGVAQAFGESVPLLVIPQGYPRRIAHVPPNFNSTLAMAHVAKHCEPVTNGREIANIMRRAFSLLRNGRGSPVIVELPNDAYAEDAPDPLVYEPVVVAKYAPDAAAVAEAAKVLLAAKRPVIYAGQGVHWAEAYAELKELAELLAIPVCTSLEGKSCFDETHPLSLGSGGRAYPKAVRHFLDQSDVILGIGCSFTETNFGISMPGGKTIIHATLDPAHLNKDIKIKYGLVGDARLTLRALLDACKGTARRDDGPVAAEIKQISDEWLKEWMPKLTNNEAPLNPYRVLWDLQRTVDVANTIITHDAGSPRDQLSPFWKTTAPHTYIGWGKTTQLGYGLGLAMGAKLACPDKLCINVWGDAAIGFTGMDFETAVRERIPIMSVLLNNFSMAIELHIMKVSTEKYRSTDISGDYAAMARAFGGYGERVTKPEDIVPAIKRGIEQTKKGVPVLLEFITSKETTISVPK; this is encoded by the coding sequence ATGAAGACCGGGCCGGCGATCGCCGAGATACTCAAGAAGGAAGGGGTCGAATACCTCTTCGCCTACCCGGTGAACCATCTGATCGAGGCCTGCGCGGCCATCGACATCCGCCCCATCATCGTCCGCCAGGAACGCATCGGCCTGCACATGGCCGATGCCATGTCGCGCCTCACCAAGGGCCGCAAGATGGGCGTGTTCTGCATGCAGAGCGGCCCCGGCTCGGAGAACGCCTATGGCGGCGTGGCGCAGGCCTTCGGCGAGTCGGTTCCGCTCTTGGTGATCCCGCAGGGCTATCCGCGCCGGATCGCGCACGTGCCGCCCAACTTCAACTCGACGCTCGCCATGGCGCACGTTGCCAAGCATTGCGAGCCGGTCACCAACGGCCGGGAGATCGCCAACATCATGCGGCGAGCCTTCAGCCTGCTGCGCAACGGTCGCGGCTCGCCGGTGATCGTCGAGCTGCCGAACGATGCCTACGCCGAGGACGCGCCCGATCCTCTGGTCTACGAACCGGTGGTCGTCGCCAAGTATGCGCCCGACGCCGCGGCGGTCGCCGAGGCGGCCAAGGTGCTGCTGGCCGCCAAGCGGCCGGTGATCTACGCCGGTCAGGGCGTGCACTGGGCCGAGGCCTATGCGGAACTGAAGGAGCTCGCCGAGCTGCTGGCGATCCCGGTCTGTACCAGCCTCGAGGGCAAAAGCTGCTTCGACGAGACCCATCCGCTGTCGCTCGGCTCGGGCGGGCGCGCCTACCCGAAGGCGGTGCGCCACTTCCTCGACCAGTCCGACGTCATCCTGGGAATCGGCTGCTCCTTCACCGAGACCAATTTCGGCATCTCCATGCCGGGCGGCAAGACGATCATCCATGCCACGCTCGATCCCGCGCACCTCAACAAGGACATCAAGATCAAGTACGGCCTGGTGGGCGATGCCCGGCTGACGCTGCGCGCGCTGCTCGATGCCTGCAAGGGAACTGCCAGACGCGACGACGGCCCGGTCGCCGCGGAGATCAAGCAGATCTCCGACGAGTGGCTCAAGGAGTGGATGCCCAAGCTCACCAACAACGAGGCGCCGCTCAATCCCTATCGTGTGCTGTGGGATCTGCAGCGCACCGTCGACGTCGCCAACACCATCATCACCCACGACGCCGGCAGTCCGCGCGACCAGCTCTCGCCGTTCTGGAAGACGACGGCGCCGCACACCTATATCGGCTGGGGCAAGACGACCCAGCTCGGCTACGGCCTCGGCCTCGCCATGGGCGCCAAGCTCGCCTGCCCGGACAAGCTCTGCATCAACGTCTGGGGCGACGCCGCCATCGGCTTCACCGGCATGGATTTCGAGACGGCGGTGCGCGAGCGCATCCCCATCATGTCGGTCCTGCTCAACAACTTCTCGATGGCGATCGAGCTGCACATCATGAAGGTGTCGACCGAGAAGTATCGCTCGACCGACATCTCGGGCGACTACGCGGCGATGGCGCGCGCCTTCGGAGGCTACGGCGAACGCGTGACCAAACCCGAGGATATCGTGCCGGCGATCAAGCGCGGCATCGAGCAGACGAAGAAGGGCGTGCCGGTCCTGCTCGAGTTCATCACCTCCAAGGAAACGACGATCTCGGTGCCGAAGTGA
- a CDS encoding redoxin domain-containing protein, with the protein MTTILTPTDEFDVETSNGLWMPATDAERVTGWTLKPEGMCRAEACVALPADAVRGMEVNVEAFWRRLGGPVVADDGRAVFALGAPAEERNAQLEGLVAPDFTLPDIDGKPRRLSELRGKKVFLATWASW; encoded by the coding sequence GTGACCACGATCCTCACCCCGACCGACGAGTTCGACGTCGAGACCAGCAACGGGCTCTGGATGCCGGCCACCGACGCCGAGCGCGTCACCGGCTGGACCTTGAAGCCCGAGGGCATGTGCCGCGCGGAGGCGTGCGTGGCGCTGCCTGCCGACGCCGTGCGCGGCATGGAGGTGAACGTCGAGGCATTCTGGAGGAGGCTCGGCGGTCCCGTCGTCGCCGACGACGGGCGTGCCGTCTTCGCGCTCGGCGCGCCGGCCGAGGAACGCAACGCCCAGCTCGAAGGCCTGGTCGCGCCCGACTTCACTCTGCCCGACATCGATGGCAAGCCGCGGCGGCTGTCGGAGCTTCGCGGCAAGAAGGTCTTCCTCGCGACCTGGGCCAGTTGGTGA
- a CDS encoding FAD-dependent oxidoreductase, translating into MTRRRSILKLAAAAALAPVTAPSIVSARSAARIVVVGGGFAGATCARALRRLASGLSVTLAEPNPTFAACPFSNAVIGGLRELSAQQFGYDGVRRDGVVVAQTAAVSIDGEAKSVTLADGNRLAFDRLVLAPGIDIDWQGLPGYGEDAAERMPHAWQAGSQTLLLRRQLEAMEDGGLVVMSAPANPFRCPPGPYERASLIAHYLKTRKPKSKLLILDAKDAFSKQRLFQNAWAQLYPGLIEWVPLGEGGKVTSVDAATNTLVTDFARHKADVANVIPPQRAGAITRQAGAADRSGWCPVEPVSFESRLRPGIHVLGDAAIMGAMPKSAFSANAQAKVCAAAIVARLAGKEPIEPRLINTCYSLVAPDYGITVAGVYKPTNGQLADIPGAGGVSPLDADAGFRAQEALYAEGWFRTLTAEVFG; encoded by the coding sequence GTGACGCGCCGGCGCTCGATCCTCAAGCTCGCGGCCGCGGCGGCGCTCGCGCCGGTCACCGCCCCCTCGATCGTCTCCGCTCGGAGCGCGGCGCGGATCGTCGTCGTCGGTGGCGGCTTCGCCGGCGCGACCTGCGCGCGCGCGTTGCGCAGGCTCGCGTCCGGCCTTTCGGTGACCCTCGCCGAGCCCAACCCGACCTTCGCCGCCTGCCCGTTCAGCAACGCGGTGATCGGCGGCCTGCGCGAGCTCTCGGCACAGCAGTTCGGCTACGACGGCGTGCGGCGCGACGGCGTGGTCGTGGCGCAGACCGCCGCGGTGTCGATCGACGGTGAGGCGAAGTCGGTCACGCTCGCCGACGGCAATCGCCTGGCCTTCGACCGCCTCGTGCTGGCGCCGGGCATCGACATCGATTGGCAGGGCCTGCCGGGCTACGGCGAGGACGCCGCCGAGAGGATGCCGCATGCCTGGCAGGCGGGATCGCAGACGCTGCTGCTGCGCCGCCAGCTCGAGGCGATGGAGGATGGTGGTCTTGTCGTGATGTCGGCGCCCGCCAATCCCTTCCGCTGTCCACCGGGTCCCTACGAGCGCGCCAGCCTGATCGCGCACTATCTCAAGACGAGGAAGCCCAAGTCCAAGCTGCTGATTCTCGACGCCAAGGACGCCTTTTCCAAGCAGCGCCTCTTCCAGAACGCCTGGGCGCAACTCTATCCCGGCCTGATCGAATGGGTGCCGCTCGGCGAGGGCGGCAAGGTGACGTCGGTCGATGCCGCGACCAACACGCTCGTCACCGACTTCGCCCGCCACAAGGCCGACGTCGCCAACGTGATTCCGCCGCAGAGGGCCGGCGCCATCACGCGCCAGGCCGGCGCTGCCGACCGCAGCGGCTGGTGCCCGGTGGAGCCGGTCTCGTTCGAATCGCGTTTGCGGCCCGGCATCCACGTGCTGGGCGATGCCGCCATCATGGGGGCGATGCCCAAGTCGGCCTTTTCCGCCAACGCCCAGGCGAAGGTGTGTGCCGCTGCCATCGTCGCCCGTCTCGCCGGCAAGGAGCCGATCGAGCCGCGGCTGATCAACACTTGCTACAGTCTGGTGGCGCCCGACTACGGCATCACCGTGGCCGGCGTCTACAAGCCCACCAACGGCCAACTCGCCGACATTCCCGGGGCCGGCGGCGTGAGTCCGCTCGACGCCGACGCGGGCTTTCGCGCCCAGGAGGCGCTCTACGCCGAGGGCTGGTTCCGCACGCTCACTGCCGAGGTCTTCGGCTGA
- a CDS encoding SoxY-related AACIE arm protein, translated as MTRRRIFLAGAAVTLLPLSARATPETMAAAIKDVVGAAPLRAGKVRIDVPPLVENGNTVPLTVTVDGPMSEADHVTAIHVFNEKNPQPHVFNAVLGPRNGTATVGTRIKLGDSQKIVAIARTSTGEFWSAEADVIVTLAACLEETT; from the coding sequence ATGACGCGAAGACGGATATTCCTGGCAGGGGCGGCGGTCACGCTGCTACCGCTGTCCGCCCGCGCGACGCCCGAGACGATGGCTGCGGCCATCAAGGATGTGGTCGGCGCAGCGCCGTTGCGCGCCGGCAAGGTCAGGATCGACGTGCCGCCGCTGGTCGAGAACGGCAACACGGTGCCGCTCACCGTCACGGTCGACGGCCCGATGAGCGAGGCCGATCACGTCACCGCCATTCATGTCTTCAACGAGAAGAACCCGCAGCCTCACGTCTTCAATGCCGTGCTCGGTCCGCGCAACGGCACGGCGACGGTCGGCACACGCATCAAGCTTGGCGATTCGCAGAAGATCGTCGCCATTGCGCGGACCTCGACGGGCGAATTCTGGAGCGCCGAGGCCGACGTGATCGTCACCCTCGCGGCCTGCCTCGAGGAGACGACCTGA
- a CDS encoding (2Fe-2S)-binding protein, which yields MSVLNVNGKSVQANVDPRTPLLWVLRDTLGLTGTKYGCGIAQCGSCTVHIDGVATRSCQVPLNAVGNRKVTTIEGLAADGKLNKIQQAWVDNDVPQCGYCQTGMVMAATALLAAKPSPTDADIDAAMTNICRCGTYQQVREAIHAAAKA from the coding sequence ATGTCCGTCCTCAACGTCAACGGAAAGTCGGTGCAGGCCAACGTCGATCCGCGCACGCCGCTGCTCTGGGTGCTGCGCGACACGCTCGGACTGACCGGCACGAAATATGGCTGCGGCATCGCCCAGTGCGGCTCCTGCACCGTGCACATCGACGGCGTCGCCACGCGCTCCTGCCAAGTGCCGCTAAACGCGGTCGGCAACCGCAAGGTGACAACGATCGAGGGTCTCGCGGCAGACGGCAAGCTGAACAAGATCCAGCAGGCTTGGGTCGACAACGACGTGCCCCAGTGTGGCTATTGCCAGACCGGCATGGTCATGGCGGCGACGGCGCTGCTCGCCGCCAAGCCGTCGCCGACCGACGCCGACATCGATGCGGCGATGACCAACATCTGCCGTTGCGGCACCTATCAGCAGGTGCGCGAGGCGATCCACGCCGCGGCCAAGGCCTGA
- a CDS encoding xanthine dehydrogenase family protein molybdopterin-binding subunit — MTIHSPLGRRRFLVSASAVAGGYSLGFSFPFEAAHAAEVKELNAWVVVHPDDKVVVRIARSEMGQGTLTGLVQLVAEELECDWGKVSWEYPTPAQNVARNRVWRNFSTGGSRGIRESNQYVREGGAIAREMLIAAAAAQWSVPAGECSAADSTITHRPSGRTVRFGAVAAAAARLEPPREVKLKDPKDWKVAGKPVKRLDTLDKVTGKQLYGIDVSLPGMLIAAIQASPVIGGRLVSFDGARVEKMPGVKKVVSVDGNAVAVVADTYWQARTALAALPVRWDFGKLADVQQDDIMAMLKEGLTAEQAFVGNKAGDAKAALAGAAKKVEATYSFPYQHHTTMEPMNATALYTSDNCEVWCGTQNGEAALAAASEASGHPVAKCDVHKMLLGGGFGRRGRSDYVRQAVLIAKQMPGTPIKMIWSREEDMTHCQYHPTTMCRLVGGLDAQGNLVGLHMRISGQSILASLLPQNLRDGMDPVVFQGVMASGVEAAYGYEVPNLLIDHAMRNPHVTAGFWRGVNTNQNAVYMECFMDELAEAAGKDPLEFRLKMLKPKWAAVLKAACDKAGYGQPLPAGHYHGIAQVMGYGSYVAGVAEVSVSADGVLKIHKITAATNCGHVVNPAQVERQVAGSFAYGLSAALYGEITVKDGAVEQTNFDSYNLMRIDEMPKVETVLVPTGDFWGGVGEPTIAVAAPAVLNAIAKATGKRIRDLPLMHHELKGA, encoded by the coding sequence ATGACGATCCATTCTCCGCTGGGACGCCGCAGGTTCCTGGTCAGCGCCTCCGCCGTCGCCGGCGGCTATTCGCTCGGCTTCTCCTTTCCCTTCGAGGCGGCCCATGCGGCCGAGGTGAAGGAACTCAACGCCTGGGTCGTGGTCCATCCCGACGACAAGGTGGTGGTGCGCATCGCCCGCTCGGAGATGGGACAGGGCACCCTTACCGGACTCGTGCAGCTCGTCGCCGAAGAGCTTGAGTGCGACTGGGGCAAGGTGAGCTGGGAATATCCCACGCCGGCCCAGAACGTCGCGCGCAATCGCGTATGGCGCAATTTCTCGACCGGCGGCAGCCGCGGCATCCGCGAGAGCAACCAGTATGTGCGCGAGGGCGGCGCCATCGCCCGCGAGATGCTGATCGCGGCGGCGGCGGCGCAATGGAGTGTGCCGGCCGGCGAATGCAGCGCCGCCGACAGCACGATCACGCACCGTCCGTCCGGCCGCACGGTGAGGTTCGGCGCGGTCGCCGCGGCAGCGGCCCGGCTCGAACCGCCCAGGGAGGTGAAGCTCAAGGACCCGAAGGACTGGAAGGTCGCCGGCAAGCCGGTGAAGCGCCTCGACACGCTCGACAAGGTTACTGGCAAGCAGCTCTACGGCATCGATGTCAGCCTGCCCGGCATGCTGATCGCTGCCATCCAGGCGAGTCCGGTGATCGGAGGCAGGCTCGTGAGCTTCGACGGCGCCCGCGTAGAAAAGATGCCGGGCGTGAAGAAGGTCGTCTCGGTCGACGGTAATGCCGTCGCCGTGGTCGCCGACACCTACTGGCAGGCGCGTACGGCGCTCGCTGCGCTGCCGGTGCGCTGGGACTTCGGCAAGCTCGCCGACGTGCAGCAGGACGACATCATGGCGATGCTCAAGGAGGGACTGACGGCCGAGCAGGCGTTCGTCGGCAACAAGGCGGGCGACGCCAAGGCGGCGCTCGCGGGCGCCGCGAAGAAGGTCGAGGCGACCTACAGCTTCCCCTACCAGCACCACACCACCATGGAGCCGATGAACGCCACCGCGCTCTACACCTCCGATAATTGCGAGGTGTGGTGCGGCACGCAGAATGGCGAGGCGGCGCTGGCCGCCGCGTCGGAGGCCTCCGGTCATCCGGTGGCGAAGTGCGACGTGCACAAGATGCTGCTGGGCGGCGGCTTCGGCCGTCGCGGCCGTTCGGACTATGTGCGGCAGGCGGTGCTCATCGCCAAGCAGATGCCCGGCACGCCGATCAAGATGATCTGGTCGCGCGAGGAAGACATGACGCACTGCCAGTATCACCCGACGACGATGTGCAGGCTGGTCGGCGGTCTCGACGCCCAAGGCAACCTGGTCGGCTTGCACATGCGAATCTCCGGCCAGTCGATCCTGGCCTCGCTGCTGCCCCAGAATCTACGCGACGGCATGGACCCGGTCGTTTTCCAGGGCGTCATGGCCTCGGGTGTCGAGGCCGCCTACGGCTACGAGGTACCGAACCTGCTGATCGATCATGCGATGCGCAATCCGCACGTCACGGCGGGCTTCTGGCGCGGCGTGAACACCAACCAGAACGCGGTCTATATGGAATGTTTCATGGACGAGTTGGCCGAGGCGGCCGGCAAGGACCCGCTCGAGTTCCGCCTGAAGATGCTGAAGCCCAAATGGGCGGCCGTGCTGAAGGCGGCCTGCGACAAGGCCGGCTACGGCCAGCCGCTGCCGGCGGGCCATTACCACGGCATCGCGCAGGTGATGGGCTACGGCTCTTATGTCGCGGGCGTCGCCGAGGTTTCGGTGAGCGCCGACGGTGTGCTCAAGATCCACAAGATCACCGCGGCTACCAACTGCGGCCACGTCGTCAACCCTGCGCAGGTCGAGCGCCAGGTCGCCGGCTCCTTCGCCTATGGCCTGTCGGCGGCGCTCTACGGCGAGATCACCGTCAAGGACGGCGCTGTCGAGCAGACCAACTTCGACAGCTACAACCTGATGCGCATCGACGAGATGCCGAAGGTCGAGACAGTGCTGGTGCCGACGGGCGATTTCTGGGGCGGCGTCGGCGAGCCGACCATCGCCGTTGCGGCGCCGGCGGTGCTGAACGCCATCGCCAAGGCGACGGGCAAGCGCATTCGCGACCTGCCGCTGATGCATCACGAGCTGAAGGGCGCATGA
- a CDS encoding VWA domain-containing protein, with translation MFTNFFLELRQAKVPVSIKEYLALMEAMDKHVADYSVDDFYYLSRSILVKDERNLDKFDKVFGHVFKGLESIGAEGVAAEIPEEWLRKLAEKLLTEEEKKQIEAMGGWEKLMETLKKRLEEQQKRHQGGSKWIGTAGTSPFGAYGFNPEGVRIGQDKNREGRAVKVWDKREYKNLDDTVEIGTRNIKIALRRLRKFAREGAEVELDMPDTIRSTARNAGYLDIKMIPERRNKVKLLLLFDIGGSMDAHIRVCEELFSAARSEFKHLEFFYFHNCLYEKLWKDNRRRHVDTYPTAQLMNTFPPDYKIIFVGDASMSPYEIAYPGGSVEHWNEEAGQVWIQRMADTYRSMVWLNPVPERHWSYTPSIQLLQQLTSSRMFPLTLGGLDSAMRELNK, from the coding sequence ATGTTCACCAACTTCTTCCTCGAGCTACGCCAGGCCAAGGTGCCGGTCTCCATCAAGGAGTACCTCGCCCTGATGGAGGCGATGGACAAGCACGTCGCCGACTACAGCGTCGACGACTTCTACTATCTGTCGCGCTCGATCCTGGTGAAGGACGAGCGCAACCTCGACAAGTTCGACAAGGTCTTCGGGCACGTCTTCAAGGGCCTCGAATCGATCGGCGCCGAGGGCGTCGCCGCCGAGATCCCCGAAGAGTGGCTTCGCAAGCTCGCCGAGAAGCTTCTGACCGAGGAGGAGAAGAAGCAGATCGAGGCGATGGGCGGCTGGGAGAAGTTGATGGAGACGCTGAAGAAGCGTCTCGAGGAGCAGCAGAAGCGCCACCAGGGGGGCAGCAAGTGGATCGGCACGGCCGGCACCTCGCCGTTCGGCGCCTACGGCTTTAACCCCGAGGGCGTGCGCATCGGCCAGGACAAGAACCGCGAGGGCCGCGCCGTCAAGGTGTGGGATAAGCGGGAGTACAAGAACCTCGACGACACGGTCGAGATCGGCACGCGCAACATCAAGATTGCGCTGCGCCGCCTGCGCAAGTTCGCGCGCGAGGGCGCCGAGGTCGAGCTCGACATGCCCGACACGATCCGCTCGACGGCGCGCAATGCAGGTTACCTCGACATCAAGATGATCCCGGAGCGGCGCAACAAGGTGAAGCTGCTGCTGCTGTTCGACATCGGCGGCTCGATGGACGCGCACATCCGCGTCTGCGAGGAGCTGTTCTCGGCGGCGCGCTCGGAGTTCAAGCACCTCGAGTTCTTCTACTTCCACAACTGCCTCTACGAGAAGCTGTGGAAGGACAACCGCCGGCGCCACGTCGACACCTATCCGACGGCGCAGCTCATGAACACCTTTCCGCCCGACTACAAGATCATCTTTGTCGGCGATGCCTCGATGAGCCCATACGAGATCGCCTACCCCGGCGGCTCGGTCGAGCACTGGAACGAGGAGGCGGGCCAGGTCTGGATCCAGCGCATGGCTGATACCTACAGATCGATGGTGTGGCTCAATCCCGTTCCGGAGCGGCACTGGAGCTACACACCCTCGATCCAGTTGCTGCAGCAGCTCACCTCCAGCCGCATGTTCCCCTTGACCCTGGGCGGTTTGGACAGCGCAATGAGGGAGCTCAACAAATAG
- the soxX gene encoding sulfur oxidation c-type cytochrome SoxX has product MKQAALAAIAALMAGEGAAQSLPASLTGVAGDAVRGRAIVANRTVGLCLLCHTAPIAEERFQGNLAPDLAGTGARWSEGELRLRLMDASRLNPDTIMPPYYRTENLRRVARSAAGKPILTAEQIEDVVAYLVTLKE; this is encoded by the coding sequence ATGAAGCAGGCAGCCTTGGCCGCGATCGCGGCGTTGATGGCGGGCGAGGGCGCCGCCCAGTCCTTGCCGGCGTCGCTCACCGGCGTCGCGGGCGACGCTGTGCGCGGTCGGGCGATCGTCGCCAATCGAACCGTCGGGCTCTGTCTGCTCTGCCATACCGCGCCGATCGCCGAGGAGCGGTTCCAGGGCAACCTGGCGCCGGATCTGGCCGGCACCGGCGCGCGGTGGTCGGAGGGCGAGCTTCGGCTGCGCCTGATGGATGCGTCGAGACTCAATCCCGACACCATCATGCCGCCCTATTATCGAACGGAAAATCTGCGACGGGTGGCGCGGAGCGCGGCGGGCAAGCCTATCCTGACCGCCGAGCAGATCGAGGACGTCGTGGCCTATCTGGTCACGTTGAAGGAGTGA